Below is a genomic region from Rickettsiales bacterium.
GATTTAGCGAATGAAATAATCTCATGGTTTTTATCTCTCAAGATTGCTTTACTCACGAAATCTCATTCACAATAACGAAATTCAATTCTAGTTTCAAGTTTCCAAGAAACACTAGTCCACTCTTAACTCCTTAGGAATTAGAACGAAATATCTTCCTTGTTGTTTCATTCCGCTGGAAACTTTTTCAGCAAATTCACCACTACCAAAGAATATATCAGCACGCACAGCCCCCTTAATTGCAGCACCTGTATCTTGTGCATTAACTAGGAAGGTTAGATTTCTAGGTAAATCTTTAATGCCAACTGGTGGGTAAGTTGTTTCAACCCAAACTGGTGAACCAAGTGGTATAAATTCAGGATCAACCGCAATACTTCCCATTGGTGTTAAATCCACGCCAAGTGAGCCTCTTGGGCTGTTATTGCGATATTCAAAAAATATAAATCTAGGATTTTTATTAAGTTCTTTGAAGGAAATTTGGGGGTTTCTATCAATCCATTCCATCATTTTGGTTGCACTAAGTTCATCTCTTCTAATTAAACCTTGTTCTATTACATCGGTTGCAAATGATTTATATTGATAGCCATTATTGCCCGCATAACCAAAGTGGATAATATTTCCATTTGGTTCAATAATTCTACCAGTGCCTTGAATTTGCATAAAATAAAGCCTGCCCTTGCTTTCAGCATAACCTAAAATTGGTGCTTTACCTTTCAATGCACCCGCTTCAATTTCGGCACGAGATTTATTTTGAAGTGATTTATCAGTTGGCAAGCCATAAATTGGATATCTAAATCTTTCAGATGGGGTTCTGCTTCCGCTAAGTTCAATCTCATAATAACCAGTAAAAGTGCCATTATATCCGTTTTCTCCTTCAACTAAATATGGCGTAAAATTTTGTTCAAAAAATGCTTTGGGATTATTCTGATATTTCTTCGCTAAATCACACTTAGCAAGCCATAGACTTTTATTTTCTCTAAATAATGCGTTATTTGGAAATTTGTTATTTTGTAAATTTTCACAAGTCGCAAGAAAAGCCCTATGTCCAAGCACTATATTCCCATGCTTCCAACCATTTAGAGATTGAAAACCAACTTGGCGATATTCCTTCTTTTTCTTAATGATGGGCACGCCAAACTCACAAGAAACTAGCGATAGTAAGAGGAATAATAGAGCGAAAAAAGTGGTAAAAACTTTCATTTAGATAAGAAGAAAATTATGACAAAGAAACAATTAGCCAGTTAGGGCTGAGGGATTTTATATTTCTTTCAAATTCCCACTCATCTTCAACAATCTCAATTTGAGTTGGATTGCC
It encodes:
- a CDS encoding MltA domain-containing protein, whose translation is MKVFTTFFALLFLLLSLVSCEFGVPIIKKKKEYRQVGFQSLNGWKHGNIVLGHRAFLATCENLQNNKFPNNALFRENKSLWLAKCDLAKKYQNNPKAFFEQNFTPYLVEGENGYNGTFTGYYEIELSGSRTPSERFRYPIYGLPTDKSLQNKSRAEIEAGALKGKAPILGYAESKGRLYFMQIQGTGRIIEPNGNIIHFGYAGNNGYQYKSFATDVIEQGLIRRDELSATKMMEWIDRNPQISFKELNKNPRFIFFEYRNNSPRGSLGVDLTPMGSIAVDPEFIPLGSPVWVETTYPPVGIKDLPRNLTFLVNAQDTGAAIKGAVRADIFFGSGEFAEKVSSGMKQQGRYFVLIPKELRVD